A region from the Lemur catta isolate mLemCat1 chromosome 7, mLemCat1.pri, whole genome shotgun sequence genome encodes:
- the LOC123642173 gene encoding guanine nucleotide exchange factor subunit RIC1-like, producing PSLYPSLPPSIHPSASPSSIHPSLSLPPSIHPSLHPPIPSSLHLAIHSSK from the exons ccatccctctatccctccctccctccgtccatccatccctctgcctcc ccttcctctatccatccatccctctccctccctccatccatccatccatctctccatccacCCATCCCCTCATCCCTCCACCTCGCCATCCATTCCTCCAAGTAA